The Tubulanus polymorphus chromosome 1, tnTubPoly1.2, whole genome shotgun sequence genome contains a region encoding:
- the LOC141915455 gene encoding uncharacterized protein LOC141915455 isoform X2 — protein MESVRAFNNELSSLYETKPPVSRGKMATLTKLAIKAIKFYKHIVQSVEKFIQKCRPEYKVPGLYVVDSIVRQSRHQFGADKDVFAPRFMKNVLETFQNLLKCPPEDKSKIVRVLNLWQKNQVLPSAVIQRLMDIAADPSNTSLIQTAQKEIQVIIESQGQRRIQQLVIKKKPSEEEVVAITVKKTDNDASATTDEQQPPPEISAMEAASLEAITHTISQLIHHVSNTPDASPGVNAQQQQLNQLQVLQEQLIEQTQLLQKPQNEQPIIDSNVLAQIQALTAQLLTNEEEEDDGDNMEIDEEPPKFNKDLLDFDYGESDDEEEPQNKKPDVNGEPKNKSAKLSSMLGDSGLVAQIQEMSATIQRTEQLKQELTKQEDELRRKLQEQKHPDEYQEQSNQWQKPPEPPEPGDSEQRYENRHDDDYSRRRSTDHERYQLEEGEVYQQEERYSDDRGEYREHRSRDENYDPRSSDQEESRERSHDRKKHRHERERSRSRSRTPKKRRRSRSRSRENVSRRRRSRSRERHKRSREREKEREREKEREREKEREREKERERKAKEKERKKKGLPPLKERHIAICTRTLWIGHMSKITTSEDLQEELEQYGEVENINVIPPRGCAFVVMSRRRDAAKALEGLIGYKLHSNVLKLAWAPNKGIKDSRFRENWEVDLGVTYIPWEHVPDDIYYLTDGGVIDDESLPDRLRGMPDAEQQLQKKEKEAEQQQVLEAAALQDVSMEAMAGIPTTHAYLPNQFTGMVPLMPPMQGMMPPMMIPPPGAPPTNMPNLSAPPPIPPPGMPVPPPPPRSMPLVDVADLPSIDPSQIPAPPMNVQPYPATSAGVSLTEAIKNIVANSSAPTSAVQTPGLMIPAVSSMPPGFNPVIPPNFVVSAGQSIVTTVNTNVVGLAKEKSADEETKPKKRRTSRWATEETNSSDIFEQSPVPQNESGHAMNQEHEPGVLPPQKSPARLFGGVSFTISGPERVRPSSQGSTPEVQKMENPGAPTFHSSLPGPFGHLGIRFPVGTQGKSDSSGENTPSPQMPPNIPSMSPSVSGNANDPNRPGNQFEANREPSQDRSVNMIQIPNGPPPLNRMGGPPLANMIGGLGDMRGPLNIRPPNGPPMRFDGPPLRPGGPVSMFDGPPHRVGGPDGPRFDGGPRMGPNEPPNMIMGRADGPPHRFDGPPIRMGGPNGPPRMGGPEGLPRGISGPDIPPFRMGGPDMPPFRMGGPDGPTDRRGHDGPMGRQPNRFDGPLRPMGGPDGPPNHRFDGPPNRFGGPDGHRNRYDGPFDRDRRGPDGHMGPKGGHHDDPRNFGNDGPPRYGGSDDRHRPDHPSHRFMGPDGPRNRSGGPDDARNRSDGPDGFNRMGSDRSHRSKGPEDPRHRSDRSPGRYEGRSSRFRDERDDAPRHDRPPSRGSDERDHRKGDSDRPKGPEGHSKRRGSFDEPPPPRGRMDDRDSHNSEGPPNRMSALEGPQNENIMRMGGGPNMEQVMRMRGQNIEMMPIGGPNMDLMLRMGGPNIEQMIRMGGPNVIRMMRMGGPNMDLMMRMGGPNMEQLIRIGGPNIDQILRMRMAGPVGIRFPGPRMGFANPGGPRMPMGPHGGMNSFNNSDDSDNKSGKNFPSLMNMEFGGPSERDSGEFSFGDGRRGGSSKHIPLHRNRMNSSGDRDRSVSPRGENRRHRSKDRHSSSRRSRSRSSDRRDSSRNERGSTRSDRDSGKRDRSTDRKDSDIDNKDGNIDKKDRDHDTGKTDSVSTEKSDDINSSKSVIVSETITNESSRNGDDKEDNKCEQLDSIIDSDISKKSDCVSAKLDDIEPVVAKALDLDSVIVDTADSVPTEGSAVKTEDVVTKEDVVVADES, from the exons ATGGAGAGTGTGAGAGCCTTTAACAATGAG CTTTCCTCATTGTATGAGACGAAGCCGCCGGTTTCACGAGGAAAAATGGCAACGTTGACTAAACTGGCGATAAAAGCTATTAAGTTTTATAAACATATCGTTCAAAGTGTGGAAAAATTCATCCAAAAG TGTCGGCCGGAATACAAGGTTCCTGGATTGTACGTAGTAGATTCAATTGTGCGTCAGTCCCGACATCAATTTGGTGCGGACAAAGACGTATTTGCTCCgcgattcatgaaaaatgtacTCGAAACGTTTCAGAACTTGTTGAAATGCCCACCTGAAGATAAG agTAAAATTGTTAGAGTTTTGAATTTATGGCAAAAAAATCAAGTATTGCCAAGCGCCGTTATTCAACGGTTGATGGATATAGCTGCCGATCCAAGTAACACTTCACTTATTCAGACAG CTCAGAAGGAAATTCAAGTGATAATTGAGTCCCAGGGTCAGCGTCGTATACAGCAATTAGTCATAAAGAAAAAACCATCGGAAGAAGAGGTGGTCGCGATTACCGTGAAGAAAACCGATAACGATGCATCCGCGACGACGGATGAACAGCAACCTCCTCCCGAGATCTCTGCGATGGAAGCAGCGTCGTTAGAAGCGATCACTCATACTATCTCACAGTTAATTCACCATGTCAGTAACACTCCC GATGCTTCACCAGGCGTGAATGCTCAGCAGCAGCAACTCAATCAACTGCAGGTACTTCAAGAACAGTTGATTGAACAGACACAGCTATTGCAGAAACCACAGAACGAGCAGCCAATCATTGATAGCAACGTTCTCGCTCAGATACAAGCCCTTACTGCGCAATTACTAACAAACGAAGAAGAGGAAGATGATGGCGATAATATGGAAATTGACGAAGAACCTCCAAAATTTAATAAG GATCTGTTAGATTTTGATTACGGTGAAAGTGATGATGAAGAAGAACCACAAAATAAGAAGCCAGATGTGAATGGTGAACCAAAGAATAAATCTGCCAAGTTATCCAG CATGCTCGGTGATAGTGGATTAGTTGCGCAGATACAAGAGATGTCGGCTACGATTCAACGTACGGAGCAATTAAAGCAGGAACTGACAAAACAAGAAGACGAACTTCGTCGTAAACTACAAGAACAAAAACATCCCGACGAATACCAGGAACAGTCCAATCAGTGGCAGAAACCGCCGGAGCCTCCAGAACCAGGAGATAGTGAACAACGTTATGAAAATAGACACGATGACGATTATTCCAGACGTCGATCTACAGATCATGAGCGATATCAACTAGAAGAGGGTGAAGTT TATCAACAGGAAGAGCGATACTCTGATGATAGAGGTGAATATCGTGAGCATCGTAGTCGTGATGAGAACTATGACCCACGTTCATCGGATCAGGAGGAATCACGCGAACGATCGCACGATCGTAAGAAACACAGACATGAACGTGAACGTTCGCGCTCGAGGTCAAG GACACCTAAAAAGCGTAGACGATCGAGATCCCGATCTCGAGAAAATGTTAGCAGACGACGAAGATCAAGGTCAAGAGAGAGACATAAACGATCAAG AGAGCGCGAAAAGGAACGAGAGAGAGAAAAAGAAAGGGAgcgagagaaagagagagaacgTGAAAAAGAGCGAGAACGAAAAGCTAAAGAAAAGGAGAGAAAGAAAAAAGGCTTGCCACCACTGAAAGAGAGACACATTGCTA TATGTACACGAACTTTGTGGATTGGACACATGTCAAAGATCACAACCAGTGAAGATTTACAAGAAGAACTAGAGCAGTATGGCGAAGTTGAAAACATTAAT GTGATTCCTCCTCGAGGTTGTGCATTTGTTGTCATGTCTCGTCGAAGAGATGCTGCTAAGGCTTTGGAAGGACTAATAGGTTACAAACTGCATTCAAATGTATTGAAG TTGGCATGGGCTCCGAATAAAGGTATTAAAGACAGTAGATTTCGAGAGAACTGGGAAGTAGATCTTGGTGTAACTTATATACCTTGGGAACACGTTcctgatgatatttattatttaaccgATGGTGGTGTCATTGATGATGAGTCTCTTCCTGACCGTTTAAGAG GTATGCCCGACGCGGAACAACAATTACAAAAGAAAGAGAAAGAAGCCGAACAGCAACAGGTACTAGAGGCAGCTGCGCTTCAAGATGTTTCTATGGAAGCAATGGCAGGCATTCCAACTACTCACGCTTACCTTCCAAATCAGTTTACAG gAATGGTACCATTGATGCCTCCAATGCAGGGTATGATGCCTCCGATGATGATTCCTCCTCCGGGAGCTCCACCTACAAACATGCCTAACTTGTCTGCACCGCCACCAATTCCACCTCCTGGAATGCCTGTACCACCTCCACCGCCGAGATCTATGCCGCTTGTAGATGTTGCTGATCTACCGTCTATCGATCCTTCTCAG ATTCCGGCACCACCTATGAACGTACAGCCATATCCTGCTACATCAGCTGGCGTATCATTGACAGAGGCAATTAAAAACATAGTCGCAAACTCATCGGCTCCAACTTCAGCAGTACAAACTCCAGGCCTGATGATTCCAGCAGTCTCTTCAATGCCACCTGGTTTCAATCCAGTGATACCTCCGAATTTCGTTGTCAGTGCTGGTCAATCCATAGTGACAACAGTAAACACCAATGTCGTTGGCCTCGCGAAAGAAAAATCTGCTGATGAGGAAACTAAACCAAAGAAACGACGAACAAGTCGCTGGGCGACTGAAGAGACTAACAGTAGTGATATATTTGAACAGTCTCCTGTACCGCAGAATGAATCCGGCCATGCTATGAATCAAGAGCATGAACCAGGTGTATTACCACCGCAGAAATCACCTGCAAGGTTATTTGGTGGAGTGAGCTTCACCATATCTGGACCGGAACGTGTGCGGCCTAGTTCACAGGGTAGTACACCTGAAGTTCAAAAAATGGAGAATCCTGGTGCACCAACATTCCACAGTTCATTGCCCGGACCATTTGGCCATTTAGGAATCCGATTCCCTGTTGGAACGCAAGGAAAGTCTGATTCATCGGGGGAAAATACACCATCCCCTCAGATGCCACCAAACATACCATCAATGTCACCAAGTGTTTCAGGAAATGCTAATGACCCCAATCGGCCTGGTAACCAGTTTGAAGCTAATCGGGAACCAAGTCAGGATAGATCAGTAAATATGATCCAGATTCCTAATGGACCACCACCACTTAATAGGATGGGTGGGCCACCACTAGCGAACATGATAGGTGGACTTGGAGATATGCGTGGGCCCCTTAACATTAGGCCTCCTAATGGTCCTCCAATGAGGTTTGACGGACCACCATTGAGACCTGGTGGACCAGTGAGTATGTTTGATGGACCACCTCACAGAGTGGGAGGACCAGATGGACCTAGGTTTGATGGTGGACCTCGTATGGGACCGAATGAGCCACCAAACATGATCATGGGAAGAGCAGATGGGCCACCGCATAGATTTGATGGGCCACCCATTCGTATGGGTGGTCCTAATGGTCCTCCCCGAATGGGAGGGCCTGAAGGCCTTCCAAGAGGAATAAGTGGTCCTGATATTCCCCCATTTAGAATGGGAGGCCCAGATATGCCACCATTCAGAATGGGAGGCCCTGATGGGCCAACAGACAGGAGAGGTCATGATGGACCTATGGGAAGACAACCAAATAGATTTGATGGGCCATTGCGACCAATGGGTGGACCAGATGGGCCACCAAACCATCGTTTTGATGGACCCCCAAACCGATTTGGAGGACCTGATGGGCATCGCAACAGATATGATGGACCATTCGATCGGGATAGAAGAGGACCTGATGGTCATATGGGACCAAAGGGAGGACATCATGATGATCcaagaaattttggaaatgatGGTCCACCTCGATATGGTGGTTCAGATGATCGACATAGACCTGATCATCCTTCCCATAGATTCATGGGACCTGATGGTCCACGAAATCGAAGCGGAGGACCAGACGATGCAAGAAACCGATCTGATGGTCCAGATGGATTCAACAGAATGGGCTCAGACAGGTCACATAGATCAAAAGGTCCTGAAGATCCACGTCATAGATCAGATAGATCTCCAGGTCGATATGAAGGAAGATCAAGTAGATTTAGAGATGAGAGAGATGATGCACCAAGACATGATCGTCCACCAAGCAGAGGATCTGATGAAAGGGATCATAGAAAAGGGGATTCTGACAGACCAAAAGGACCAGAAGGTCATTCAAAACGTAGAGGAAGTTTTGATGAACCGCCACCACCACGTGGTAGAATGGATGATAGAGATTCTCACAATTCTGAGGGTCCTCCAAATAGGATGAGTGCCCTGGAGGGTCCCCAAAATGAGAATATTATGAGAATGGGTGGTGGTCCAAATATGGAACAAGTGATGCGCATGCGAGgacaaaatatagaaatgatgCCGATTGGTGGTCCAAATATGGACTTAATGTTGAGAATGGGCGGGCCAAACATAGAACAAATGATACGTATGGGCGGTCCAAACGTGATAAGAATGATGAGAATGGGTGGACCAAATATGGATTTAATGATGCGAATGGGTGGTCCAAATATGGAACAGTTGATACGAATTGGAGGTCCTAATATTGATCAGATATTGCGTATGAGAATGGCTGGCCCTGTGGGTATACGATTCCCTGGCCCAAGGATGGGTTTCGCAAATCCTGGTGGTCCAAGGATGCCTATGGGTCCGCATGGTGGAATGAACTCGTTTAATAATTCTGATGACAGTGACAATAAATCCGGAAAGAATTTTCCGTCTTTGATGAATATGGAATTTGGAGGCCCGTCGGAGAGAGACTCCGGTGAGTTCTCATTCGGGGACGGCCGTAGAGGAGGATCATCGAAGCATATTCCGTTACATAGAAATCGTATGAATAGCAGTGGAGATCGGGATCGATCGGTTTCTCCGCGTGGAGAAAATCGTCGACATCGTAGCAAGGACAGACATTCTTCGAGTAGAAGGAGTAGATCTCGAAGTTCCGATCGACGCGATTCTAGTAGAAACGAACGCGGTTCAACTAGAAGCGATCGCGATTCGGGTAAACGCGACCGTAGCACTGATCGAAAGGACAGCGATATAGATAACAAGGACGGTAATATCGATAAAAAAGACCGTGATCACGATACCGGTAAAACCGATAGTGTTTCAACTGAAAAAAGCGATGAcattaattcttctaaatcggTAATCGTTAGCGAAACTATTACGAATGAATCTTCTCGGAACGGGGATGATAAGGAAGACAATAAATGCGAGCAACTCGATTCAATTATTGACAGtgatatatcaaaaaaatctgattgcgTCTCGGCAAAACTGGATGATATCGAACCTGTCGTTGCGAAAGCGCTAGACTTAGATAGTGTGATCGTAGACACTGCAGATTCAGTACCAACTGAAGGATCTGCTGTAAAAACAGAAGATGTAGTGACCAAGGAAGATGTGGTTGTAGCTGATGAAAGTTGa
- the LOC141915455 gene encoding uncharacterized protein LOC141915455 isoform X1, translating into MESVRAFNNELSSLYETKPPVSRGKMATLTKLAIKAIKFYKHIVQSVEKFIQKCRPEYKVPGLYVVDSIVRQSRHQFGADKDVFAPRFMKNVLETFQNLLKCPPEDKSKIVRVLNLWQKNQVLPSAVIQRLMDIAADPSNTSLIQTAQKEIQVIIESQGQRRIQQLVIKKKPSEEEVVAITVKKTDNDASATTDEQQPPPEISAMEAASLEAITHTISQLIHHVSNTPDASPGVNAQQQQLNQLQVLQEQLIEQTQLLQKPQNEQPIIDSNVLAQIQALTAQLLTNEEEEDDGDNMEIDEEPPKFNKDLLDFDYGESDDEEEPQNKKPDVNGEPKNKSAKLSSMLGDSGLVAQIQEMSATIQRTEQLKQELTKQEDELRRKLQEQKHPDEYQEQSNQWQKPPEPPEPGDSEQRYENRHDDDYSRRRSTDHERYQLEEGEVYQQEERYSDDRGEYREHRSRDENYDPRSSDQEESRERSHDRKKHRHERERSRSRSRTPKKRRRSRSRSRENVSRRRRSRSRERHKRSREREKEREREKEREREKEREREKERERKAKEKERKKKGLPPLKERHIAICTRTLWIGHMSKITTSEDLQEELEQYGEVENINVIPPRGCAFVVMSRRRDAAKALEGLIGYKLHSNVLKLAWAPNKGIKDSRFRENWEVDLGVTYIPWEHVPDDIYYLTDGGVIDDESLPDRLRGMPDAEQQLQKKEKEAEQQQVLEAAALQDVSMEAMAGIPTTHAYLPNQFTGMVPLMPPMQGMMPPMMIPPPGAPPTNMPNLSAPPPIPPPGMPVPPPPPRSMPLVDVADLPSIDPSQVPASIPMSDPCEMASDHESVDPVAMPTLKDIPAPPMNVQPYPATSAGVSLTEAIKNIVANSSAPTSAVQTPGLMIPAVSSMPPGFNPVIPPNFVVSAGQSIVTTVNTNVVGLAKEKSADEETKPKKRRTSRWATEETNSSDIFEQSPVPQNESGHAMNQEHEPGVLPPQKSPARLFGGVSFTISGPERVRPSSQGSTPEVQKMENPGAPTFHSSLPGPFGHLGIRFPVGTQGKSDSSGENTPSPQMPPNIPSMSPSVSGNANDPNRPGNQFEANREPSQDRSVNMIQIPNGPPPLNRMGGPPLANMIGGLGDMRGPLNIRPPNGPPMRFDGPPLRPGGPVSMFDGPPHRVGGPDGPRFDGGPRMGPNEPPNMIMGRADGPPHRFDGPPIRMGGPNGPPRMGGPEGLPRGISGPDIPPFRMGGPDMPPFRMGGPDGPTDRRGHDGPMGRQPNRFDGPLRPMGGPDGPPNHRFDGPPNRFGGPDGHRNRYDGPFDRDRRGPDGHMGPKGGHHDDPRNFGNDGPPRYGGSDDRHRPDHPSHRFMGPDGPRNRSGGPDDARNRSDGPDGFNRMGSDRSHRSKGPEDPRHRSDRSPGRYEGRSSRFRDERDDAPRHDRPPSRGSDERDHRKGDSDRPKGPEGHSKRRGSFDEPPPPRGRMDDRDSHNSEGPPNRMSALEGPQNENIMRMGGGPNMEQVMRMRGQNIEMMPIGGPNMDLMLRMGGPNIEQMIRMGGPNVIRMMRMGGPNMDLMMRMGGPNMEQLIRIGGPNIDQILRMRMAGPVGIRFPGPRMGFANPGGPRMPMGPHGGMNSFNNSDDSDNKSGKNFPSLMNMEFGGPSERDSGEFSFGDGRRGGSSKHIPLHRNRMNSSGDRDRSVSPRGENRRHRSKDRHSSSRRSRSRSSDRRDSSRNERGSTRSDRDSGKRDRSTDRKDSDIDNKDGNIDKKDRDHDTGKTDSVSTEKSDDINSSKSVIVSETITNESSRNGDDKEDNKCEQLDSIIDSDISKKSDCVSAKLDDIEPVVAKALDLDSVIVDTADSVPTEGSAVKTEDVVTKEDVVVADES; encoded by the exons ATGGAGAGTGTGAGAGCCTTTAACAATGAG CTTTCCTCATTGTATGAGACGAAGCCGCCGGTTTCACGAGGAAAAATGGCAACGTTGACTAAACTGGCGATAAAAGCTATTAAGTTTTATAAACATATCGTTCAAAGTGTGGAAAAATTCATCCAAAAG TGTCGGCCGGAATACAAGGTTCCTGGATTGTACGTAGTAGATTCAATTGTGCGTCAGTCCCGACATCAATTTGGTGCGGACAAAGACGTATTTGCTCCgcgattcatgaaaaatgtacTCGAAACGTTTCAGAACTTGTTGAAATGCCCACCTGAAGATAAG agTAAAATTGTTAGAGTTTTGAATTTATGGCAAAAAAATCAAGTATTGCCAAGCGCCGTTATTCAACGGTTGATGGATATAGCTGCCGATCCAAGTAACACTTCACTTATTCAGACAG CTCAGAAGGAAATTCAAGTGATAATTGAGTCCCAGGGTCAGCGTCGTATACAGCAATTAGTCATAAAGAAAAAACCATCGGAAGAAGAGGTGGTCGCGATTACCGTGAAGAAAACCGATAACGATGCATCCGCGACGACGGATGAACAGCAACCTCCTCCCGAGATCTCTGCGATGGAAGCAGCGTCGTTAGAAGCGATCACTCATACTATCTCACAGTTAATTCACCATGTCAGTAACACTCCC GATGCTTCACCAGGCGTGAATGCTCAGCAGCAGCAACTCAATCAACTGCAGGTACTTCAAGAACAGTTGATTGAACAGACACAGCTATTGCAGAAACCACAGAACGAGCAGCCAATCATTGATAGCAACGTTCTCGCTCAGATACAAGCCCTTACTGCGCAATTACTAACAAACGAAGAAGAGGAAGATGATGGCGATAATATGGAAATTGACGAAGAACCTCCAAAATTTAATAAG GATCTGTTAGATTTTGATTACGGTGAAAGTGATGATGAAGAAGAACCACAAAATAAGAAGCCAGATGTGAATGGTGAACCAAAGAATAAATCTGCCAAGTTATCCAG CATGCTCGGTGATAGTGGATTAGTTGCGCAGATACAAGAGATGTCGGCTACGATTCAACGTACGGAGCAATTAAAGCAGGAACTGACAAAACAAGAAGACGAACTTCGTCGTAAACTACAAGAACAAAAACATCCCGACGAATACCAGGAACAGTCCAATCAGTGGCAGAAACCGCCGGAGCCTCCAGAACCAGGAGATAGTGAACAACGTTATGAAAATAGACACGATGACGATTATTCCAGACGTCGATCTACAGATCATGAGCGATATCAACTAGAAGAGGGTGAAGTT TATCAACAGGAAGAGCGATACTCTGATGATAGAGGTGAATATCGTGAGCATCGTAGTCGTGATGAGAACTATGACCCACGTTCATCGGATCAGGAGGAATCACGCGAACGATCGCACGATCGTAAGAAACACAGACATGAACGTGAACGTTCGCGCTCGAGGTCAAG GACACCTAAAAAGCGTAGACGATCGAGATCCCGATCTCGAGAAAATGTTAGCAGACGACGAAGATCAAGGTCAAGAGAGAGACATAAACGATCAAG AGAGCGCGAAAAGGAACGAGAGAGAGAAAAAGAAAGGGAgcgagagaaagagagagaacgTGAAAAAGAGCGAGAACGAAAAGCTAAAGAAAAGGAGAGAAAGAAAAAAGGCTTGCCACCACTGAAAGAGAGACACATTGCTA TATGTACACGAACTTTGTGGATTGGACACATGTCAAAGATCACAACCAGTGAAGATTTACAAGAAGAACTAGAGCAGTATGGCGAAGTTGAAAACATTAAT GTGATTCCTCCTCGAGGTTGTGCATTTGTTGTCATGTCTCGTCGAAGAGATGCTGCTAAGGCTTTGGAAGGACTAATAGGTTACAAACTGCATTCAAATGTATTGAAG TTGGCATGGGCTCCGAATAAAGGTATTAAAGACAGTAGATTTCGAGAGAACTGGGAAGTAGATCTTGGTGTAACTTATATACCTTGGGAACACGTTcctgatgatatttattatttaaccgATGGTGGTGTCATTGATGATGAGTCTCTTCCTGACCGTTTAAGAG GTATGCCCGACGCGGAACAACAATTACAAAAGAAAGAGAAAGAAGCCGAACAGCAACAGGTACTAGAGGCAGCTGCGCTTCAAGATGTTTCTATGGAAGCAATGGCAGGCATTCCAACTACTCACGCTTACCTTCCAAATCAGTTTACAG gAATGGTACCATTGATGCCTCCAATGCAGGGTATGATGCCTCCGATGATGATTCCTCCTCCGGGAGCTCCACCTACAAACATGCCTAACTTGTCTGCACCGCCACCAATTCCACCTCCTGGAATGCCTGTACCACCTCCACCGCCGAGATCTATGCCGCTTGTAGATGTTGCTGATCTACCGTCTATCGATCCTTCTCAGGTACCTGCGTCTATTCCAATGTCTGACCCCTGTGAAATGGCTAGTGATCATGAATCTGTGGATCCAGTGGCGATGCCGACATTGAAGGAT ATTCCGGCACCACCTATGAACGTACAGCCATATCCTGCTACATCAGCTGGCGTATCATTGACAGAGGCAATTAAAAACATAGTCGCAAACTCATCGGCTCCAACTTCAGCAGTACAAACTCCAGGCCTGATGATTCCAGCAGTCTCTTCAATGCCACCTGGTTTCAATCCAGTGATACCTCCGAATTTCGTTGTCAGTGCTGGTCAATCCATAGTGACAACAGTAAACACCAATGTCGTTGGCCTCGCGAAAGAAAAATCTGCTGATGAGGAAACTAAACCAAAGAAACGACGAACAAGTCGCTGGGCGACTGAAGAGACTAACAGTAGTGATATATTTGAACAGTCTCCTGTACCGCAGAATGAATCCGGCCATGCTATGAATCAAGAGCATGAACCAGGTGTATTACCACCGCAGAAATCACCTGCAAGGTTATTTGGTGGAGTGAGCTTCACCATATCTGGACCGGAACGTGTGCGGCCTAGTTCACAGGGTAGTACACCTGAAGTTCAAAAAATGGAGAATCCTGGTGCACCAACATTCCACAGTTCATTGCCCGGACCATTTGGCCATTTAGGAATCCGATTCCCTGTTGGAACGCAAGGAAAGTCTGATTCATCGGGGGAAAATACACCATCCCCTCAGATGCCACCAAACATACCATCAATGTCACCAAGTGTTTCAGGAAATGCTAATGACCCCAATCGGCCTGGTAACCAGTTTGAAGCTAATCGGGAACCAAGTCAGGATAGATCAGTAAATATGATCCAGATTCCTAATGGACCACCACCACTTAATAGGATGGGTGGGCCACCACTAGCGAACATGATAGGTGGACTTGGAGATATGCGTGGGCCCCTTAACATTAGGCCTCCTAATGGTCCTCCAATGAGGTTTGACGGACCACCATTGAGACCTGGTGGACCAGTGAGTATGTTTGATGGACCACCTCACAGAGTGGGAGGACCAGATGGACCTAGGTTTGATGGTGGACCTCGTATGGGACCGAATGAGCCACCAAACATGATCATGGGAAGAGCAGATGGGCCACCGCATAGATTTGATGGGCCACCCATTCGTATGGGTGGTCCTAATGGTCCTCCCCGAATGGGAGGGCCTGAAGGCCTTCCAAGAGGAATAAGTGGTCCTGATATTCCCCCATTTAGAATGGGAGGCCCAGATATGCCACCATTCAGAATGGGAGGCCCTGATGGGCCAACAGACAGGAGAGGTCATGATGGACCTATGGGAAGACAACCAAATAGATTTGATGGGCCATTGCGACCAATGGGTGGACCAGATGGGCCACCAAACCATCGTTTTGATGGACCCCCAAACCGATTTGGAGGACCTGATGGGCATCGCAACAGATATGATGGACCATTCGATCGGGATAGAAGAGGACCTGATGGTCATATGGGACCAAAGGGAGGACATCATGATGATCcaagaaattttggaaatgatGGTCCACCTCGATATGGTGGTTCAGATGATCGACATAGACCTGATCATCCTTCCCATAGATTCATGGGACCTGATGGTCCACGAAATCGAAGCGGAGGACCAGACGATGCAAGAAACCGATCTGATGGTCCAGATGGATTCAACAGAATGGGCTCAGACAGGTCACATAGATCAAAAGGTCCTGAAGATCCACGTCATAGATCAGATAGATCTCCAGGTCGATATGAAGGAAGATCAAGTAGATTTAGAGATGAGAGAGATGATGCACCAAGACATGATCGTCCACCAAGCAGAGGATCTGATGAAAGGGATCATAGAAAAGGGGATTCTGACAGACCAAAAGGACCAGAAGGTCATTCAAAACGTAGAGGAAGTTTTGATGAACCGCCACCACCACGTGGTAGAATGGATGATAGAGATTCTCACAATTCTGAGGGTCCTCCAAATAGGATGAGTGCCCTGGAGGGTCCCCAAAATGAGAATATTATGAGAATGGGTGGTGGTCCAAATATGGAACAAGTGATGCGCATGCGAGgacaaaatatagaaatgatgCCGATTGGTGGTCCAAATATGGACTTAATGTTGAGAATGGGCGGGCCAAACATAGAACAAATGATACGTATGGGCGGTCCAAACGTGATAAGAATGATGAGAATGGGTGGACCAAATATGGATTTAATGATGCGAATGGGTGGTCCAAATATGGAACAGTTGATACGAATTGGAGGTCCTAATATTGATCAGATATTGCGTATGAGAATGGCTGGCCCTGTGGGTATACGATTCCCTGGCCCAAGGATGGGTTTCGCAAATCCTGGTGGTCCAAGGATGCCTATGGGTCCGCATGGTGGAATGAACTCGTTTAATAATTCTGATGACAGTGACAATAAATCCGGAAAGAATTTTCCGTCTTTGATGAATATGGAATTTGGAGGCCCGTCGGAGAGAGACTCCGGTGAGTTCTCATTCGGGGACGGCCGTAGAGGAGGATCATCGAAGCATATTCCGTTACATAGAAATCGTATGAATAGCAGTGGAGATCGGGATCGATCGGTTTCTCCGCGTGGAGAAAATCGTCGACATCGTAGCAAGGACAGACATTCTTCGAGTAGAAGGAGTAGATCTCGAAGTTCCGATCGACGCGATTCTAGTAGAAACGAACGCGGTTCAACTAGAAGCGATCGCGATTCGGGTAAACGCGACCGTAGCACTGATCGAAAGGACAGCGATATAGATAACAAGGACGGTAATATCGATAAAAAAGACCGTGATCACGATACCGGTAAAACCGATAGTGTTTCAACTGAAAAAAGCGATGAcattaattcttctaaatcggTAATCGTTAGCGAAACTATTACGAATGAATCTTCTCGGAACGGGGATGATAAGGAAGACAATAAATGCGAGCAACTCGATTCAATTATTGACAGtgatatatcaaaaaaatctgattgcgTCTCGGCAAAACTGGATGATATCGAACCTGTCGTTGCGAAAGCGCTAGACTTAGATAGTGTGATCGTAGACACTGCAGATTCAGTACCAACTGAAGGATCTGCTGTAAAAACAGAAGATGTAGTGACCAAGGAAGATGTGGTTGTAGCTGATGAAAGTTGa